The nucleotide window cactatcgctaaaattagtaacaccatcactaacaccgggtgttttttacccgatataatatacccaataaaaagtacttttcATCAaattatatcaaaatatgatgatacatgacaaattaaagtagtgttcttttattttaaactgtgccatgtcttttttttttttttcaaagatctttatatttagattttgacacattacaaaaaaaagatcaatgcaAACAATTCAAGGAAGTGATCTTTTTGCATAAGAAAcaagtaaatgaataaagaaacaagccaataatatgtgataataacttaaaataaaagattgataaGTACTcaagcaggaaaataaagaatagtgaaaCTATAATACAATGAGTAAgtgaatatcaaaaaataaataattgaaaaaggtaaaagagcaataagtataaaaatacaaatatatgtcCATATATATCCGGATacacttacatacatacatatacatgcatgcacatgcacacatggaaataatactataataaaacaaataaagcccgaataaataaacaaacaaataataataaaaggaatgaaagtacCAAAAACAATTTAAGaagtagaataaaacaaaacaaacaaaaaacactacaTATGgcaactgtgccatgtctaacaaaatgaaaaaaatgtatcatgggggACTCTATAAAAATGttccaaaattactgaaaaatttGGAATTCAGGACCAAAAAATTCTAAAACAACAAATGATGAAAGTGGACGCTTGGTgttcggtccacccattcctgggacatttgaaatgtacctggtgaaggcacagtctccctgACACATAAAcggctgcaggagagagaaacaaaaaagcacTATTGCTGAAGCTgcccagggacccatgacactcagacaaatgcaacataatgaaaatcatgtaaatgtgtttgctctgGTGAAAATCACCTGGcaatagtgttctagggtttaGCCTACTGTGTTCAACACAGGAAGaggatgtttttaatgcatcttCAAAAGCACATCTAAAACCATTATAACAGTCTTTGGGAACTTTCCTCCAGCCTTCAAACCTTTCCTTGTTCTGTTCCCTCGACTATGTTTGAATCATTTCCCCCCTGACTTCCTTTATACATGCATTTTGATATGTTTTTAACTTGGAACAGACATGGATATTTTAAGATTACTCCTAATCTCTTAAACACAACCATATTTTCATCTTGCAAAATACTGCCCCAGTGGTATGCATtcttctgtctctacatggcatacttaaaacaaacagcagtctATGCTGTTTTCATTGGAACTCCCTTTTTTTAGAAGATAAAGCCCCTCATAAAAAAGGTTCATGGTGTAACCTCAGTAATAAAAGCATTGTTTTGGAAGGATGGTGCTGTTTAGTGTATTCTTAATTACAGTGTTTTGATCAGCACACGCTAATCCCATTGATCTCCTCTTTCTCAAAAACGTACAGTATCTCCGAGCCAGGTTTTCAGAACCCAGGCACACAAAATGAAAACCACCTTGTTCAAAAGTAAATTGTTTTGGGTTTTGTGATTGAACTAGACTTTTGGACAAGAACGAGTACATTGTACTAAATGAGGCACTGATATATCCTGAATAATAGGACTAACTGATGCTACTGGACTACAGAGTGCACCTGCATTACTTTGTATGTTTTCACATGGTTTGGTGTGGGGTCAGCTTGATATCATCTGGATGAGCCCCCTCTTCAGCGTGTTCTTCCTGGTGCACTCTGACATGACCGCAGAGCAGATTGTAAACACAGGACTTCCAGGTCGGAGCTTGTTCCCTGCCAGCGCTTATATAAGCCCCAGCTCAGTGATAGACTCTTTGACTTGAACCACATCCAGGGTACAAGCTGCTCCGGCCAACGTTTGGGAGTGTCAGATGCATGTTTGTATACTGCTTGTGTTTTACAGGGGCCGCCTCTGAAGAAACAGGTTCTAGGAAAGCTATCAGAGGGAAAACTACATCCAGAAAGTTATGTAGCTTCAGGCCTTGTATGGTCGAATATGGCACGTGCATATATTGCAGTTTACCCGTCTATGAggctgtatttacatttttcatctaTGGTTTCCAATCTCTTATTGGAGCATGCCCTTAATAAAATGTCCAATTCCTTCCTCTTAGACATCTCTCTTTTGTGAAAGCTTGAAGCAGGTCAAAATAATTTTGTCAAAAGCAGCAAAGCCTTGCTCTTTTTATCCTCGTAATTATTTTTTGCCTCCCAGATAAATCAAAAGGTCTATTTAGTAAAACTTGACCACTGGCCTTATTCACCATCAACCCCATGCTTTTCAATTGATTGAAATGATGAGCATTAAGCAtaacaaagggacattttttCCAGATGCACTAAACCCTTTCATATTGCCAGCTCTTTCTGTCACCACAAAAGTAACAGAGGAAACAAATACATGTTTTACAAGAGCATTCATGAAGTCCATGCTCCAGAGCAAAGAACCTGCTGGCTCATGTTAGATTGTCAGGAAAGACACCAACAACAaagctttgttttcctttttttttaatttttttttttattagacttTGTCACAACAGTGGATGAGGACAGTTGCCTTAggcaacttttaaaaacaggatttaacatgaaaacagATAAACTCGACTCCACAGCAGCCATTCCTTTACTTGACAACCAGGATGAACACATTTACCGTCTTGAAGACTGGGACGGAATTTACTGTgcaaataaaactgtttgtaaaaagaacaaagaaactGAACAGCACAGGTTTACAGTCATAGAGGAAACCAGTAATCGTACACATTTTAACTGATGTACAACCATGTAGATAACATGAGGTCATGCTTCAggaaaaaaacccacacacaaTAATGCTTCCCTCTGAACGTTTTAGTAGTGTTTAATCGATTCAAGTACACCGGATGTTAGTGTGAAGTAGGTTTCACAACATAAACACATGGGATTGGCATGAAAGGTGGAAAGCCTCAgtgttgtgtatgtttgtttgtacatGTATTCATCCACTATCTAAGCTAGTGAGACACCGGGTACGAGCTACTGGGCTGCTAACAGACAGGACACCACGGTCAGCGCGGCCGCCTCGATGGAGTACAGGTGGTGGTCCTCGACATGTGGGCAGCTGCTCCTCATGAACTCAGCCAGCCGGAGCAGATACTCCAGGTTGTGGCCCGTCTTCCCTCTGCTTACAGCGATCTGCATACCAATCTTCTCCGGGCTGGCTGGCCCAAGGTAGAGGGGGTTGTCTGGGGTGGCAATGTACAGCATTGCCTGAACTGGATGCTCATCCTCCCCCTCGGGGAAGAAATCCACCATCTTGGTGTTGTAGCCGCCGCAGACTGCCTCACGCACATTGAGGTACTTTAGGGCCTCCTCTACCTGGGAGCCTGTCACCTCGAACGCCACGCCCCATGTGCTCGCCtgtaagagaggaggagagaggcatGTTTAGTTTACTGTTACAGTCGGAATATTGGACCATGTTTGTGTGGCAATGACGATTTTCCTCTGACGCTATCCTCAGGATATTCGGCTAATATTCAATTAATCTGCTGTGATTCAGGTTTAGTTTGAACAAAAGTTGTCATTTCAACACTTCCAAATTGTTATTGTGAAGCATTATATTATATACGAACTCTTGTTATCTTCGAACAACAATTAATATTAACACGAGGGCAGCTTCAATGTAAGGCAGCTTCaagtggctgaatgctaacattataGTTTAATGAAGCAATGCAATGCGATAGGAAATATGAAGCTAACTACTGTTGGTGGAAGCTATTGAGTGGAGGAAAGCTGACTCAATTAAATGGTTGCGAATGGGTTCATCTTGACATACATGTCAAAAGCATAGTCTGTATTCaatatggatgtaggatccgtgacatcatccatctgtttctgaagagctgctttgaggccaatcgtcagtggcagccatattgctgacgtaaagaggcgggatttgagcctcctcgccagcAGCTAGTGTTCCCATCTGtctatcaagtcagctgtgcctctcattgtaagactcgtaatctttagatcttcgaaattaccgctttagaaaaaaattcacccccgtacagtatgtgccgattgagaaattagctatccagactacactcgtttttccgccaggctgtgaacatgtttatttctgctgtaaatatcagtttttttgaattggtgtgtatgtggtttcaggtttgagccagcctcaagcggatccttgatgaactgcagtttttagcacttctgcattggactcatattcttAGACCAgagggttgccgcttggtcaaagcCCAATAAAAAGCAGTCAAATCAAAGTTGTGTGAGATAATGGAGCACATAAGTGAACCATATCAGCATTTAAACTATCCTGAGTGTGACGTCAAAGGAAAATGGCCGCCATGTACAGAATATAAAGGACAGAGGAAGTCGAGCATTCCACTTACGTCATCGTCTTCAATCAGCGTCACCACTCTTccgggctgcagagagagagaggaagagagaagggtCACGTCACTGACAACGCCTAGTGCAGTTTGAACATGAGAACAGTCCCAAACCCAGCATGTGTCAAAGTAAGCACGAACACTAAGCTTCTTACCAACTCGTCGTTGCCGCGATGGAAGTTGTCTCCGTGCCAGAAACGTCTCTTGTAGCCTTGAATGTACCCGACCTTGCTCCTCTTGTACCTGAAGTCAGGTTTCCACACCAGCGACCCGTACCCGAAGATCCACAGGCTGGTCTTCCCGGTGATGAGGTCTTGAGGCTTCATTTTTTTAGATCGAAAGTGTTGACAACGTTTAGATGAATCGATGGATAATTCTTAGCTCGATGCTATAAGCTATAAATGGCTAGCTAGGTAGCGTTAGCTTCCTCCGGTCCAGGAGAAGGGGGACCGGTTGGCTCACAGGGATACCGCGGACGGTGCTGGAGCCCAACTGCTTGGCAGTTGCGAGGATGGAATCTCgcagttctgtttgctttgccTGATGCATTGCCATTGCTAGAGTCGCCGCATTATGCCTTAAAAATCCATGGCAGCTGCTGCGGCCTGTTAGTCGATGAGGGAAAAGTCAGGAAACGTCTCGGCCAGCTGCGTGCCGGCCGGTAAAACTACTAACCGGATtcttacaaagaaaacaacGAGGTTAGATTCAGTTGGCGGATGGTGCTTCTAATCACCGTGCAATGATTATTCTCTCGTCCTAGATGTGACAGAGGTTCTCAGCTTTGGCTTGATAACATGGCGAAGTGGCTCTCACGAATTTATACAGTCCAGGTTAGACGGGCGAGTCCTCAACAGCGTTTTCGACCAATCATATTTAAGGTGGAGTTGTGCGCCACCAGAATTCAGCCAATCATATCTCGGTGCGCCAAATAGGGCGGGGCCTCTTACCTAAACAGTTATGTGATTGGCTCAGATGTTACTGGAGGTGGGCTTAAAGCTTTCAACTTGATTGGCCAATAAACTGTCAGTCAAACCGGCtttctctgtgattggtcatcAGTGTTGTCAATCTGTTCAGACTCGATTTGGCTGATGCAACTTTCAACGGCATTTCAGGGCCGCACTAGCAGTCCCATAGGCAACATACCAAGACGTTGCATCAGATTTTATCTGGCAGAGTAGACCATATAGGGtggtatatatgtatatatatatatatgtatatatatatatatatatatatatatatatatacattttaaggactttatttttagttttttgttgtATAACAGgacaagaaaacagacaaaaaaaacgtaataaacaggaaagaaagaaataggcCCGCTTATCATTGGAATGGAAAGctatcaaaagacaaaaaaataaaagaacaaacaggagaaaaaaaaacgaaaaataCATATATGCCCACACTGCCATTTAACAGTAAGGTGGGATATTAAATTTGTGTCAGaccaaaataaagaaagtaaataatGGATGACACTCCACTGTCTAAAAGTCCAAGGGTAAATTAAAGATCCAGGTGGTGGTATATTTTATTAAACAAGAAATACTTCATGGAATAAAACCAAAACATACAATGAgtttaattaatttgcattaatttaactttaagcaataataacacacacagaaaaacatgcCTGGACAATAGCATTTGCTAAGACATGAATCTAGACGTAAATATTAAATGAGCATGGATATCTACATGAGCCAGGACAAGTGATGGATATAATGTTGGCCCTCGGGTCAAAGATCTAATGTCAAGATACAGGCCACTGACAGACGACCTCACAACCACAACATGCATCAGGAGTACAAatgtcagagagaaaaaatattgTAGTGAAGAAGGCTGGGTGCTTTCTTTTAGAAATGTTCTTTGTTGTGTAATCACAGCTTTGTCTGTTGTTGACATTTCGAGCTAGAATGGTCATTTTGACCTGGCACATGAGACTATAGCTCACAAATGGTTCATCTTATCACCAACAGGAATCAAACAGTTGCAAGTAGGgctgcaaaggggtggaaatttccagtaaatttccatgggaggttaagctggggaattttggaaatattccaaatttgaaATTAATGGggatttatgggaattaactgggaaatTAATGGAatggtatcatatccaagcataaatatttgttttgttataagcagacatccatccaaaataatacaattaaaacagatttatttgtaagtagaactttatcaagtgttaaatattttattgaagaacaaaaagatgaatgttgagtttattactcatcccccccgacccaacccattcaatcccaacaaagtctcattcaaaatgtgaaatgaaaagagcccctctccctccaacaaagtcccattcaacatgcaaataaaaaagcatcttccctcaagcttctcaagcctagcctctgcaggattctaggaatcatctgtgcatgtgatggaggaatgcacagtgcatgtagggggcgtggtcttaatagccctgcagtaaggaGTGTGCTATGTGCACGTGATTGAGGAacagcatagatattcaactgtacttgcatgaaatctggttgttttagtcaggattatgctaaaatatatttccccaaactatatttaagttcctaTTAAGAGCCATCCTTCAATTTAGtgaattcctggtttattcccatgtattcccgtttattcccctTAATTACcctggaaagtttccaactttgaaaattcacggaattttgcaaccctacacaCAAGTCGTCTGTCTTGAAATTTACTTGAATAGTACCTTTTAATCACAGACTTTTGTGATTCCTGAGCTTGAGGACCACTCAATTGACCAGATACTTCACAGGGCGTACAAAAATGCCCACCGCCCATGCTGGATCTGATACATAATGGAGGCTCATGTGTGATCAACAGATAGATTATCTATAAATAGGGGGCATTATCCGCCTTGATAAGATGCCAGACAAGTGTATCAGCTCTTAATACATCTAAAGCACAGGACAGTCTAGGTCTTTGATCAACTCTGTGTCATGCATAAGGATCCATCCCAACATACCATGGCCTTGCATGTCCATTCATGCCACTGGATTCTAGTTTTAGTATCACAAGGACACACCTCAAACAATTTAAAGTAGTAGTCATTGAAGACTTTGCAAGTAACTGTCTGTCTAGTTTGGGTAAACTTAGCTTGTTTTCCACGTCACAAGATATGTATTGCATGCAGACAAACACGATAGACTGCATAGTTGTCTCTCCTGCAGATGTAAAGAGAGGCAAGGTTGTTTTTTAAGCATGATGTTAACATTCTTTTGTATGTCAAGAGCTTGTGGTAGAATTACTGGGACAGGATGGTGGCACCTAAAAGTAGATCCTACAGGACATGACCATACTTATAAGAAAACGCCCATAGCACATGTTTACGCTTCTTGACCAGTCTCAAATTATTCCATTAGGAAAGAATGCACCAAGTATTTGGGGTATCTGGTGGAATTGAACATAGCAAGCATATTTTGGTTGGATGTTACACACTGTTACAAATCTGTTCATTTTATAAACCTATATGAGGTTGTGCTTGTTGGGTCATTTTCTGGGTTAGTTTAAGAGAGACTGTTTAGTGTGGCTGCTGGGTTAACTGCTGGGTCAGCATGAGTGAGCCAacagaataaatacacatcAGTCGCTGGGTCTGCCTTCTGTCAACTGTCAACTTTTGGCTTCTATATAACTGAAGAAGCAGCACATTCCCAGCTGAACACTTAAAAGCAGggtgataaaaacaaagaatttaCTTTTGCACACTTTTCAGCAATTCTGTGTAATGTTAGCTGATATCAATTTGTTGTTTAAGCTTAAAGCTAAAGTTCACTTAGTTTAAAAGTAGTCCTTTAATTAGAGGCAACAATAACAGAGGCAGACAGAATACAGACTGATCAGGAGAGTTGAGAGTGAACATAGGGACACTGGAGTTATCCAATAACACCACACTAGCTCAAAATGTATCAGCAACCATCATCCATTCAATGTTACTCAACCTTTATATTGTACCATCCCACTTTATTATGCTTAAATCCTTCATTTTCTTTATCGTTTTTCATAATGTTAACCCTCTTTTGTTTCCCTTTTCTCAGGTTGGATCAAACATGGCGTTGTATTTCCTGTGGGCTCAGATGTGGCTGTACCCTCCATCCTGACACTGAGCTCCTATAAGGCACAGACTGGATTGGCATTTGACAGTAAGTAATAGTATGAAAACATGAATAACGATAACCTATAAATAAGGCACAATTGACCCAGTATTCAGTtgaaataaaacagcatttGGGTTATTTAAATGTTATGCCGGGAAAAAATAACCTAGTGTAGTTGTTCCTAGTTTGACCCAATATTTTTTAAGGTGTATGTGCTCTTTTTAGCAGTTTTACTTGCTTTGTCGTTATTCTTGATTGACAGTTGAAGTAGTTAAACAGAATGTGAAAATTGTCTCTTAAATGCTTGTGCACAGCACAAGCAATGTTTCTCATTCTTTGTGGTTATTTGCAATTATTTTAGCACATCAAAGCAAAGACCAAGCACAGATGTCTGTAATTGAACAACTACTGGAAAAATTGCTATTTCTATTAGAGGCTTTTATATTGATTCTGATATTGTCTGTTAGATTGATAAAAAACCTTGTCAGGTTTGCAAACAGACAGAGGGGTATTACAATGATGGTTACTACagtaactttattattatttttactgtagAACACTAGTGCATATAGTAGACTTATTTTTGTGTAATAGATACATCCCAAATCCCATAAGAGTTGGgaccagagactgtataaaa belongs to Notolabrus celidotus isolate fNotCel1 chromosome 13, fNotCel1.pri, whole genome shotgun sequence and includes:
- the chac1 gene encoding glutathione-specific gamma-glutamylcyclotransferase 1 — its product is MKPQDLITGKTSLWIFGYGSLVWKPDFRYKRSKVGYIQGYKRRFWHGDNFHRGNDELPGRVVTLIEDDDASTWGVAFEVTGSQVEEALKYLNVREAVCGGYNTKMVDFFPEGEDEHPVQAMLYIATPDNPLYLGPASPEKIGMQIAVSRGKTGHNLEYLLRLAEFMRSSCPHVEDHHLYSIEAAALTVVSCLLAAQ